Proteins encoded together in one Vitis vinifera cultivar Pinot Noir 40024 chromosome 4, ASM3070453v1 window:
- the LOC100241964 gene encoding protein EARLY-RESPONSIVE TO DEHYDRATION 7, chloroplastic, translating into MASQNPNPNKPNSLYPEIIQADPPPFISNPNSSSSSLYPSIDMRDLVENLFPENPHPTAPPESLEEVLVMLPGVILHLIDKQYSVELASGDLSIIRLWQGNNIVAVLARVGQEIQWPLAKDEASVKVDGSHYFFSLRAMKENGSGSDSSDDEGNEGENRLNYGLTIVPKGQEPLVEMLDGILEHYSSFTKVVDVSKEGMEVLEVKLSPLEKDKELSEERSSAYWTTLAPNVEDYSGTAARLIAAGSGQLVKGILWCGDVTVDRLKWGNEFLKKRMSPASNTEISPQTMKNMKRVERVTLVTEKVATGVLSGVVKVSGFFTGSVANSRVGKKFFGFMPGEMVLASLDGFSKVCDAVEVAGRNVMSTSSTVTTGLVSHRYGEQAGQATNTGLDAAGHAVGAAWAVFKIRKAFNPKSVIKPTSLAAAKAAAAEKVAKRSK; encoded by the exons ATGGCttcccaaaaccctaaccctaacaaACCAAACTCTCTGTATCCTGAGATCATCCAAGCGGACCCTCCTCCCTTCATCTCAAACCCGAATTCTTCATCTTCCTCTCTCTATCCTTCCATCGACATGAGAGACTTGGTCGAAAATCTCTTCCCAGAAAACCCTCACCCTACTGCTCCTCCTGAATCCCTTGAAGAGGTTCTCGTCATGTTACCCGGCGTCATCCTCCACCTCATCGACAAGCAGTACAGCGTCGAGCTCGCATCCGGCGATCTATCTATCATTCGTCTCTGGCAGGGGAATAACATTGTCGCCGTTCTCGCCCGCGTCGGCCAGGAGATCCAGTGGCCGTTGGCCAAAGATGAGGCGTCGGTGAAGGTTGACGGCTCGCATTACTTCTTCTCTCTTCGCGCAATGAAGGAGAATGGATCGGGGTCGGATTCGAGCGATGATGAGGGGAACGAAGGGGAGAATCGGTTGAATTATGGTTTGACGATTGTGCCCAAGGGACAGGAGCCATTGGTGGAGATGTTGGATGGAATTTTGGAGCATTACAGCAGTTTTACCAAGGTGGTGGACGTATCAAAGGAGGGGATGGAGGTGTTGGAAGTTAAGTTGTCGCCGTTGGAGAAGGACAAGGAGTTGTCGGAAGAAAGGAGCTCTGCGTACTGGACGACATTGGCACCTAATGTGGAGGATTATAGTGGGACTGCAGCCAGGTTGATTGCTGCCGGATCTGGGCAGCTGGTCAAGGGGATTTTGTGGTGTGGGGATGTGACCGTGGATAGGTTGAAATGGGGGAATGAGTTTTTGAAGAAAAGGATGTCGCCTGCTTCCAACACGGAGATTAGTCCCCAAACTATGAAGAATATGAAAAG GGTAGAGAGAGTCACATTGGTGACTGAGAAAGTAGCTACTGGGGTCCTCTCTGGAGTTGTGAAGGTTTCTGGATTCTTCACAGGTTCTGTGGCAAACTCAAGAGTTGGCAAGAAATTTTTTGGCTTCATGCCTGGAGAAATGGTCCTTGCTTCTCTGGATGGATTTA GTAAGGTCTGTGATGCGGTTGAAGTAGCCGGAAGGAATGTTATGTCAACATCATCCACTGTGACCACTGGACTTGTGTCACATAG GTATGGGGAGCAAGCAGGTCAGGCAACAAATACAGGGCTTGATGCTGCAGGTCATGCTGTAGGGGCTGCATGGGCTGTTTTTAAGATCCGGAAAGCTTTCaacccaaaaagtgttattaaaCCTACCAGCCTGGCTGCTGCTAAAGCTGCTGCAGCTGAGAAGGTGGCTAAGAGATCCAAGTAA